In Miscanthus floridulus cultivar M001 chromosome 5, ASM1932011v1, whole genome shotgun sequence, one genomic interval encodes:
- the LOC136451353 gene encoding uncharacterized protein, with product MPPSSSPVVRLRLDPLTCDLMPQPSTAPSPVVDAPPSSGVDARSSPPEVILDSGAAMHATGCAELLSRPTTRPAPEGSGSFRTRGGEVLDAVAVGSVATPRFFVHQVYQVPGLGRGERAVVIVSVRQLTRLGLAVTFGCEACDVRNRGTGALVGEGRLREEDGFYYLDYLRVPHPQS from the exons ATGCCGCCGTCGTCTTCGCCGGTGGTGCGTCTTCGACTCGACCCCCTCACCTGTGACCTCATGCCGCAGCCCTCCACAGCGCCGTCGCCGGTCGTCGATGCCCCTCCCTCCAG CGGGGTCGACGCGAGGTCTTCGCCGCCCGAGGTCATCCTCGACTCTGGCGCCGCCATGCACGCCACGGGCTGCGCGGAGCTGCTCTCCAGGCCGACGACGAGGCCCGCGCCGGAAGGAAGCGGGTCGTTCCGCACGCGCGGCGGCGAGGTCCTGGACGCCGTCGCCGTCGGGTCCGTGGCCACGCCGCGGTTCTTCGTGCATCAGGTCTACCAGGTCCCCGGGCTGGGGCGGGGGGAGCGCGCCGTCGTCATCGTGTCCGTGCGCCAGCTCACGCGGCTGGGCCTCGCCGTCACCTTCGGCTGCGAGGCCTGTGACGTCAGGAACCGGGGCACCGGCGCCCTCGTCGGGGAGGGCCGCCTGCGGGAGGAGGACGGCTTCTACTACCTTGATTACCTCAGGGTCCCTCACCCTCAAAGCTAG